GAATGCAGCTGTCGGGCGCCAGGCGGCCGTCGGCCAGGATGTCCAGATAGCCCACGCCGGGGTAGGCGGCCAGCAGGTCGTTCACGCGCGCGCGCACCACCTCGACCTGACTGGGGTGCAGGCGCAGCGTCATCTGCTTCTGGTTGCGCACCACCGACAGCGCATTCTTCACCACGGCCAGCACGCGCTGCTCGTCGTCAAAGCCTTCGACGATCTTGCGCACCGCGCCCATCACCAGCGCCACCATCTCCTGCTCGACCTGGGCAAAGTAGTCCACCGTGCGGCTCACGGTGTCGATCATCTTTTCGGCCTGCTCCATGCGCGCTTGCATCAGGCCGTCCTGGTAGC
This portion of the Comamonas flocculans genome encodes:
- a CDS encoding HrpE/YscL family type III secretion apparatus protein — translated: MAFLLYRDALSPTRTLASRVPPGTRIVRAADVAALGEADALLADARAQAEAIVAAAQGAFDEERQRGYQDGLMQARMEQAEKMIDTVSRTVDYFAQVEQEMVALVMGAVRKIVEGFDDEQRVLAVVKNALSVVRNQKQMTLRLHPSQVEVVRARVNDLLAAYPGVGYLDILADGRLAPDSCILESEIGMVEASIEGQIAALQAAFQKILGNRV